A genomic region of Streptomyces rimosus contains the following coding sequences:
- a CDS encoding RNA polymerase sigma factor: MSASTSRTLPPEIAESESVMALIERGKADGQIAGDDVRRAFEADQIPPTQWKNVLRSLNQILDEEGVTLMVSAAEAPKRTRKSVAAKSPAKRTATKTVAAKTATVKKATTTAAAPLGDTSYGDAEGGPEKKTVAKKAAAKKTVAKKTAAKKTVAKKTASKKDVDDLLEDEPIEEAAPAGKGEAAEVPEGAENAGFVLSDDDEDDAPAQQVAAAGATADPVKDYLKQIGKVPLLNAEQEVELAKRIEAGLFAEDKLANSDKLAPKLKRELEIIAEDGRRAKNHLLEANLRLVVSLAKRYTGRGMLFLDLIQEGNLGLIRAVEKFDYTKGYKFSTYATWWIRQAITRAMADQARTIRIPVHMVEVINKLARVQRQMLQDLGREPTPEELAKELDMTPEKVIEVQKYGREPISLHTPLGEDGDSEFGDLIEDSEAVVPADAVSFTLLQEQLHSVLDTLSEREAGVVSMRFGLTDGQPKTLDEIGKVYGVTRERIRQIESKTMSKLRHPSRSQVLRDYLD, from the coding sequence GTGTCGGCCAGCACATCCCGTACGCTCCCGCCGGAGATCGCCGAGTCCGAGTCAGTGATGGCGCTCATCGAGCGGGGAAAGGCTGATGGGCAGATCGCCGGCGATGACGTGCGTCGGGCCTTCGAGGCTGACCAGATTCCGCCAACCCAGTGGAAGAACGTTCTGCGCAGCCTCAACCAGATCCTCGACGAGGAGGGTGTGACGCTGATGGTCAGTGCCGCAGAGGCGCCCAAGCGCACCCGCAAGAGCGTCGCAGCGAAGAGTCCGGCGAAGCGCACCGCCACCAAGACCGTCGCGGCCAAGACCGCCACGGTGAAGAAGGCCACCACCACCGCGGCCGCCCCGCTGGGCGACACGTCGTACGGCGACGCCGAGGGCGGGCCCGAGAAGAAGACGGTCGCCAAGAAGGCCGCCGCCAAGAAGACGGTCGCGAAGAAGACCGCCGCCAAGAAGACCGTGGCGAAGAAGACCGCCTCCAAGAAGGACGTCGACGACCTCCTCGAGGACGAGCCGATCGAGGAAGCGGCGCCCGCCGGCAAGGGCGAGGCCGCCGAGGTGCCCGAGGGCGCCGAGAACGCCGGCTTCGTGCTGTCCGACGACGACGAGGACGACGCCCCCGCGCAGCAGGTCGCCGCGGCCGGCGCCACCGCCGACCCGGTCAAGGACTACCTCAAGCAGATCGGCAAGGTCCCGCTGCTCAACGCCGAGCAGGAGGTCGAACTCGCCAAGCGCATCGAGGCCGGCCTGTTCGCCGAGGACAAGCTGGCCAACTCCGACAAGCTGGCGCCGAAGCTCAAGCGCGAGCTGGAGATCATCGCCGAGGACGGCCGCCGCGCCAAGAACCACCTGCTGGAGGCCAACCTCCGTCTGGTCGTCTCGCTGGCCAAGCGCTACACCGGCCGCGGCATGCTCTTCCTGGACCTGATCCAGGAGGGCAACCTCGGTCTGATCCGTGCGGTCGAGAAGTTCGACTACACCAAGGGTTACAAGTTCTCCACGTACGCGACGTGGTGGATCCGCCAGGCCATCACCCGCGCCATGGCCGACCAGGCCCGGACGATCCGTATCCCCGTCCACATGGTCGAGGTCATCAACAAGCTGGCCCGTGTGCAGCGCCAGATGCTCCAGGACCTGGGCCGCGAGCCCACCCCGGAGGAGCTGGCCAAGGAACTGGACATGACCCCCGAGAAGGTCATCGAGGTCCAGAAGTACGGCCGCGAGCCGATCTCGCTGCACACCCCGCTGGGCGAGGACGGCGACAGCGAGTTCGGTGACCTGATCGAGGACTCCGAGGCGGTCGTGCCGGCCGACGCGGTCAGCTTCACGCTGCTGCAGGAGCAGCTGCACTCGGTTCTGGACACGCTCAGCGAGCGCGAGGCCGGTGTGGTCTCCATGCGCTTCGGCCTCACCGACGGCCAGCCCAAGACGCTGGACGAGATCGGCAAGGTCTACGGCGTCACGCGTGAGCGCATCCGCCAGATCGAGTCCAAGACGATGTCGAAGCTGCGCCACCCGTCGCGCTCGCAGGTCCTGCGCGACTACCTGGACTGA
- a CDS encoding FadR/GntR family transcriptional regulator gives MSTLAHTMMTAARPADSGLAGPGELDRYSYANAVGAPGAGGVAHAPGAERADRVPPVWDGTDADMARAGRRAAGNRGRGLHGQLVQQLGQMIVSGDLGADRPLVPEEIGQRFEVSRTVVRESLRVLEAKGLVSARPNVGTRVRPVSDWNLLDPDIIEWRAYGPQRDDQRRELSELRWTIEPLAARLAAGHGRDDIQQRLADMVEIMGHAAAQGDGLTFARADSEFHTLLLQLAGNRMLEHLSGIVTSALHVSGGPSGGCERPAEKNVGQHMRIVDAIGAGDAPGAEAAMRTLLTAHCETGGQGAGGAGDHTVPPPREH, from the coding sequence GTGAGTACCCTTGCGCACACCATGATGACCGCGGCTCGCCCCGCCGACTCCGGCCTCGCCGGTCCGGGCGAGCTTGACCGCTACTCCTACGCCAACGCCGTGGGCGCACCCGGCGCCGGCGGGGTCGCCCACGCGCCGGGCGCCGAGCGGGCCGACCGCGTGCCGCCCGTCTGGGACGGGACCGATGCGGACATGGCCCGGGCCGGCCGCCGCGCGGCGGGCAACCGCGGCCGTGGACTGCACGGCCAACTCGTCCAGCAGCTCGGCCAGATGATCGTCTCCGGCGATCTCGGCGCCGACCGTCCGCTCGTGCCGGAGGAGATCGGCCAGCGCTTCGAGGTCTCCCGCACCGTCGTCCGCGAGTCCCTGCGCGTCCTGGAGGCCAAGGGCCTGGTCAGCGCCCGCCCGAACGTGGGCACCCGAGTACGCCCGGTCAGCGACTGGAACCTGCTCGATCCCGACATCATCGAGTGGCGGGCGTACGGTCCGCAGCGCGACGACCAGCGCCGGGAACTGTCCGAGCTGCGCTGGACGATCGAGCCCCTCGCCGCCCGGCTCGCCGCCGGCCACGGCCGCGACGACATCCAGCAGCGCCTCGCCGACATGGTCGAGATCATGGGGCACGCGGCGGCCCAGGGCGACGGGCTGACCTTCGCCCGCGCCGACTCCGAGTTCCACACCCTGCTGCTCCAGCTGGCCGGAAACCGCATGCTGGAGCACCTCTCCGGCATCGTCACCTCCGCCCTGCACGTCTCGGGCGGCCCCTCCGGCGGCTGCGAGCGCCCCGCGGAGAAGAACGTCGGCCAGCACATGCGGATCGTCGACGCGATCGGCGCCGGTGACGCCCCGGGCGCCGAGGCCGCGATGCGGACCCTGCTGACCGCCCACTGCGAGACCGGCGGCCAGGGGGCCGGCGGCGCCGGGGACCACACCGTGCCGCCGCCCCGCGAGCACTGA
- a CDS encoding ATP-binding cassette domain-containing protein, with translation MIQAIGLTGGSRKGGRPAVDDLSFEAPAGRITVLLGAEGAGKTTALRLMLQLEGGRGVALFRGRPLHRVPNPAREIGVVLGDVPGHPARTARGHLRMLTAAAGVPASRADDVLDVVGLSGLADEKLGAFSRGMDRRLGLATALLGDPHTLLLDEPSRDVSPREAAWLHGLLQGYAAQGGAVLVTSSDARAAARLGHRVVTIEEGRLAADQSAADFARTRLRPRVVVRSPHADRLASLLVDESQRARPGADPNAGRAVEVVRESGSRIAVYGSTCAAVGDTAFRHGILVHRLADEVGDTGPITPLTRADGRARIAARAERSSPDLGTTPSDATVVPVFSEPATATPHAAVALSGGLGGTSVLPPAADPDAIASPPHLVNPAPPLDSTQSPVQTPTDLPTPTPPTHASTFKPLNIQSPHKPLKPLRTSLSPGAPGPAPASPEVAARQLVSLRLAGRGPEWPLRYELRRATTDPAGLVVAVLSLAVALVFALVLARAGDTSRVHVLTGWPRQLPFPPAALAAGGIGALSFGQEFRYPALAPEQGTVPRRLGLLAAKLLISGAAAALLAVGTLLLDGALVRGLFGSAGLPQGGDWKVLAVSWTALMIGCAWAGVLAAGVFRSTAMGLAAVLAVPVLVLPLVQQALETPAGRSLVGVPARLRSAALVQWPSGFDQAVGTVLRLAAQPVSGALTLSLTALVFAYALTALRKRAR, from the coding sequence ATGATTCAGGCCATCGGGCTGACCGGCGGCTCCCGCAAAGGGGGGCGTCCTGCCGTCGACGATCTGAGCTTCGAGGCTCCCGCCGGCCGGATCACCGTCCTGCTCGGTGCCGAAGGGGCCGGCAAGACCACCGCCCTGCGGCTCATGCTCCAGTTGGAGGGCGGTCGTGGTGTCGCGCTCTTCCGTGGGCGTCCGCTGCACCGCGTACCGAATCCGGCACGCGAGATCGGCGTGGTCCTGGGTGACGTGCCCGGCCATCCGGCCCGTACGGCGCGCGGGCATCTTCGCATGCTCACCGCCGCGGCCGGGGTACCGGCATCGCGCGCCGATGACGTGCTGGACGTCGTCGGCCTCAGCGGTCTGGCCGACGAGAAACTCGGCGCGTTCTCGCGGGGTATGGACCGCAGGCTCGGCCTGGCCACGGCTCTGCTCGGCGACCCGCACACCCTCCTCCTCGACGAGCCCTCCCGCGACGTGTCCCCGCGTGAGGCGGCGTGGCTGCACGGCCTGCTGCAGGGGTACGCGGCGCAGGGCGGAGCCGTACTGGTCACCTCCAGTGACGCGCGGGCGGCCGCCCGGCTCGGCCACCGGGTCGTCACCATCGAGGAGGGCAGGCTGGCGGCGGACCAGAGTGCGGCCGACTTCGCCCGTACCCGGCTGCGCCCCCGCGTCGTCGTCCGCTCGCCGCACGCCGACCGGCTCGCGTCGCTGCTCGTCGACGAGTCGCAGCGGGCCCGTCCGGGCGCGGACCCGAACGCCGGGCGCGCGGTCGAAGTCGTACGGGAGAGCGGCAGCCGTATCGCCGTCTACGGGAGTACCTGCGCGGCCGTGGGGGACACGGCGTTCCGGCACGGCATCCTCGTACACCGGCTCGCCGACGAGGTGGGGGACACCGGGCCGATCACCCCGCTCACCCGTGCCGACGGCCGCGCCCGGATCGCCGCCCGCGCGGAGCGGAGCAGCCCGGACCTCGGCACCACCCCGAGCGACGCGACCGTCGTGCCCGTGTTCTCGGAGCCCGCGACCGCCACCCCGCACGCGGCCGTTGCCCTCAGCGGAGGCTTGGGCGGGACCTCCGTACTTCCCCCGGCAGCGGACCCCGACGCCATCGCGTCCCCGCCTCACCTCGTCAACCCCGCTCCACCACTCGACTCCACCCAATCGCCCGTCCAAACCCCCACCGACCTCCCCACCCCCACGCCCCCCACTCACGCCTCCACCTTCAAGCCTTTGAACATCCAGAGCCCCCACAAGCCCCTGAAGCCCCTTCGCACCTCCCTTTCCCCCGGCGCCCCCGGCCCCGCCCCCGCTTCCCCCGAAGTCGCCGCCCGGCAGCTCGTGAGTCTGCGGCTTGCCGGTCGTGGTCCGGAGTGGCCGCTGCGGTACGAGCTGCGCCGTGCGACGACCGACCCCGCGGGCCTGGTCGTGGCCGTCCTCTCCCTGGCCGTCGCCCTGGTCTTCGCACTGGTTCTGGCCCGCGCCGGTGACACTTCCCGGGTGCATGTCCTCACCGGCTGGCCGCGTCAACTTCCGTTCCCCCCGGCAGCGCTCGCGGCCGGGGGGATCGGGGCGCTCTCCTTCGGCCAGGAGTTCCGCTATCCGGCCCTCGCCCCCGAGCAGGGCACCGTGCCCCGCCGCCTCGGCCTGCTCGCCGCCAAGCTGCTGATCAGCGGTGCGGCAGCGGCGCTGCTCGCGGTCGGGACGCTGCTGCTCGACGGCGCGCTGGTGCGCGGCCTGTTCGGCTCCGCCGGGCTGCCGCAGGGTGGCGACTGGAAGGTTCTGGCCGTCAGTTGGACGGCACTCATGATCGGCTGTGCGTGGGCGGGTGTCCTGGCGGCCGGTGTCTTCCGGTCCACCGCGATGGGGCTGGCGGCGGTGCTCGCCGTACCGGTGCTCGTTCTGCCGCTCGTACAGCAGGCGTTGGAGACGCCGGCCGGCCGGTCACTGGTCGGGGTTCCCGCGCGGCTGCGGTCGGCGGCGCTCGTGCAGTGGCCGTCCGGCTTCGACCAGGCGGTCGGTACGGTGCTGCGGCTGGCGGCCCAACCGGTGAGCGGGGCGCTCACGTTGTCGCTCACCGCACTGGTCTTCGCCTACGCCCTGACCGCCCTGCGGAAGCGGGCCCGCTGA
- a CDS encoding NUDIX hydrolase — MPPYDPSAFPPFAVTVDLVVLTVRRHALCALAVRRGEPPFQGRWALPGGFVRADEDLEAAAARELAEETGLHAHCPAGPPPPYGAHLEQLATYGDPKRDPRMRVVSVAHLVLAPDLPAPTAGGDAHSARWAPVETLLEQDGGLGREGEQSAPLAFDHARILADGVERARSKIEYSSLATAFCPQEFTVGELRRVYEAVWGVALDPRNFHRKVTGTPGFLVPTGGTTTRQGGRPAQLFRAGGATLLNPPMLRPEV; from the coding sequence ATGCCTCCCTACGATCCGTCGGCCTTCCCCCCGTTCGCCGTCACCGTCGATCTGGTGGTGCTCACCGTGCGCAGGCACGCGCTGTGCGCGTTGGCCGTGCGCAGGGGTGAGCCGCCGTTTCAGGGGCGCTGGGCACTGCCGGGCGGGTTCGTACGGGCCGACGAGGACCTGGAGGCGGCCGCGGCCCGGGAGCTTGCCGAGGAGACCGGACTGCACGCGCACTGCCCGGCGGGTCCGCCGCCGCCCTACGGGGCCCATCTGGAACAGCTCGCCACGTACGGCGACCCCAAGCGCGACCCCCGTATGCGCGTGGTCAGCGTCGCCCACCTGGTGCTCGCTCCCGACCTCCCCGCCCCGACGGCGGGCGGCGACGCCCACAGCGCGCGCTGGGCCCCGGTGGAGACACTGCTGGAGCAGGACGGCGGCCTCGGCCGCGAGGGCGAGCAGTCCGCCCCGCTCGCCTTCGACCACGCGCGCATCCTCGCGGACGGCGTGGAGCGGGCCCGCTCGAAGATCGAGTACTCCTCGCTCGCCACCGCCTTCTGCCCGCAGGAGTTCACCGTCGGGGAACTGCGCCGGGTCTACGAAGCGGTGTGGGGCGTGGCGCTGGATCCCCGTAACTTCCACCGCAAGGTGACCGGCACACCGGGCTTCCTGGTCCCCACGGGCGGGACGACGACCCGTCAGGGGGGCCGCCCCGCCCAGCTGTTCAGAGCGGGCGGCGCGACTCTGCTCAACCCGCCGATGTTGCGGCCGGAGGTCTGA
- a CDS encoding glycogen debranching N-terminal domain-containing protein: protein MVPTTQPARRASGDHRSKVPPRPPEPQPVHGTLICVALPALAISSERGQLTGRGTDGFYRVGRRVLSRCELSAGGAEPVVVQGRLVAADRARFVGTVRTAVDRGPDPEVRFERLRSADGVERITFHSSAPRRVRLPVELRLGTDLAELGAIAVGVAGPELPASVFGSGLRWSAAGAHAVVAATPAPSDVMASAGLLCWELDLPPGGHHTIEVRVRLEHATAGTPAGSPVPLLPATRGGEQPPRPWSAARLQCDDPRADALLATSLDDLHGLLMRGPSAPTDMYLAGGVPWRCGLSPAEALWAARMLLPLGTRLAGHTLRTLARLQLDGPGADSGRIPGGLRDAGPYAPPSCTGVEATLLFPTVLAEARRWGLPERETEQLLPAAERCLRWLHATVGDGDVSGDGALSGGSGYVPDPAPGGPYRCATQAHAHRAALLGADLLESYGRPGASELREWAAGLRARFREEFWVESRSGGSPAALRTSGGRLLPHLGSTAAHLLDTGLLGGGRSAVGLLDPVRTERLARLLGSPAMDSGWGLRGLGAKESGYNPFGHRSGAVRIHETAVAAVGLATAGHEKEAGSLVRGLLDAAQSFDYRLPEMYAGEQRTRDGAPVPHPAACHPAAVAAAGAVHALTALAGVRPDVPAGTVAVRPVGGAPLGAMQFTGLSVAGQPFAVRISRLGLGLVEEAANGLQLGA from the coding sequence ATGGTCCCCACCACTCAGCCGGCCCGCCGGGCATCCGGAGATCACCGGTCCAAGGTGCCGCCCCGGCCCCCGGAACCGCAGCCCGTCCACGGGACCCTGATCTGCGTCGCCCTGCCGGCCCTGGCCATCTCCTCCGAGCGGGGCCAGCTCACCGGCCGGGGCACGGACGGCTTCTACCGCGTCGGGCGCCGCGTCCTGTCCCGGTGCGAGCTGAGCGCGGGCGGCGCCGAACCCGTCGTGGTACAGGGGAGGTTGGTGGCCGCGGACCGCGCACGGTTCGTCGGTACGGTCCGTACGGCCGTCGACCGCGGCCCGGACCCGGAGGTCCGTTTCGAACGGCTGCGGAGTGCCGACGGCGTCGAGCGGATCACGTTCCACAGCAGCGCACCACGCCGGGTGCGGCTGCCCGTGGAGCTGCGGCTGGGCACGGACCTCGCCGAGCTGGGCGCGATCGCCGTCGGTGTCGCGGGTCCCGAACTGCCCGCCAGCGTTTTCGGCTCGGGGCTGCGGTGGTCCGCCGCGGGGGCACACGCGGTGGTCGCCGCCACCCCGGCGCCCTCCGATGTCATGGCCTCGGCCGGGCTCCTGTGCTGGGAACTGGACCTGCCGCCCGGCGGTCACCACACCATCGAGGTACGCGTCCGGCTGGAGCACGCGACCGCGGGCACTCCCGCAGGCAGTCCGGTCCCGCTGCTCCCGGCCACGCGCGGTGGTGAGCAGCCGCCTCGCCCCTGGTCGGCGGCGCGGCTCCAGTGCGACGACCCACGGGCCGACGCACTGCTGGCCACGAGCCTCGACGATCTGCACGGGCTGCTGATGCGCGGCCCCAGCGCCCCCACGGACATGTACCTCGCGGGCGGGGTCCCATGGCGCTGCGGTCTCTCGCCGGCCGAGGCGCTCTGGGCAGCCCGCATGTTGCTGCCCTTGGGAACTCGGCTCGCGGGGCACACCCTGCGTACGCTCGCACGCCTCCAACTCGACGGGCCAGGGGCGGATTCCGGCCGAATTCCAGGCGGCCTGCGGGACGCGGGACCGTACGCACCACCCAGCTGTACGGGCGTCGAGGCGACGCTGCTGTTCCCCACGGTGCTCGCCGAAGCCCGCCGCTGGGGATTGCCCGAGCGGGAGACCGAGCAGTTGCTCCCGGCGGCGGAGCGCTGCCTGAGATGGCTGCACGCCACCGTCGGCGACGGGGACGTGTCGGGTGACGGAGCCCTGAGCGGAGGCAGCGGCTACGTCCCCGACCCCGCTCCCGGAGGGCCGTACCGCTGCGCCACACAGGCACACGCGCACCGGGCCGCGCTCCTCGGAGCCGACCTCCTCGAAAGTTACGGGAGACCCGGCGCTTCGGAGCTGCGCGAGTGGGCGGCGGGCCTGCGGGCGAGGTTCCGGGAGGAGTTCTGGGTGGAGAGCCGCAGCGGCGGCAGCCCGGCCGCGCTGCGCACATCCGGCGGGCGCCTGCTGCCGCACCTCGGTTCCACCGCGGCCCACCTCCTGGACACCGGCCTGCTCGGCGGCGGCCGGTCGGCCGTGGGCCTGCTCGATCCGGTGCGTACGGAACGGCTCGCCCGGCTGTTGGGCAGCCCGGCCATGGACTCGGGCTGGGGGCTGCGGGGGCTCGGGGCCAAGGAGAGCGGCTACAACCCGTTCGGCCACCGCAGCGGTGCCGTGCGGATCCACGAGACGGCCGTCGCCGCCGTCGGCCTGGCCACCGCCGGTCATGAGAAGGAGGCCGGCTCCCTGGTCCGCGGGCTCCTCGACGCGGCGCAGAGCTTCGACTACCGGCTCCCGGAGATGTACGCGGGCGAACAGCGCACCCGCGACGGAGCCCCCGTACCGCACCCGGCCGCCTGCCACCCGGCGGCCGTGGCCGCCGCGGGCGCGGTGCACGCGCTGACCGCTCTGGCCGGAGTGCGCCCCGACGTGCCCGCGGGGACCGTGGCGGTCCGGCCGGTGGGCGGCGCGCCGCTCGGCGCCATGCAGTTCACCGGGCTCAGCGTCGCCGGGCAGCCGTTCGCCGTACGGATCAGCAGGCTCGGCCTGGGGCTGGTGGAGGAGGCCGCGAATGGCTTGCAACTGGGGGCGTGA
- a CDS encoding DUF4192 domain-containing protein — translation MGEADGTEEARVTLRGSAELADALPYLLGFFPDDSIVLVGLHGERGRFGSRARLGIPTDRSQWPYVSDQLAGALVSLGAERGSRPEGIIAYLCREPAQGENGRDVMERLRPLAQRLRIACGALDVPVLDALCISNGRFWSYCCPDDRCCPATGTPLTPPGTSVMAAAAAYAGIQVRGSLREMESRLTARTGPRAVAQTSALDAVAHRLVPRMLQEGTAACVRAETLVHAQELIRRFREDPPTGSRRARDACDDALLTDGEAARLIVGLQDRIARDRAAEWMEGLDAEPALRLWQALSRRCVGGYTEYAVAPLSLAGWVAWATGDQPSARVALGRALTFDPECLFAQLLHSGINQGLDPETLRRCLREEQAERAARADTAPVGKVALASDSNSVPVVVDGPAQASEARPGVARSGEAGRDVGPERPAVTDGFGGSGRPGGSGRCGGADRPGGPHGGTRPPSRTRTGRTGRRTSRNGDRSRP, via the coding sequence GTGGGGGAGGCCGACGGTACCGAAGAGGCCAGGGTCACCCTGCGCGGGTCGGCCGAGCTGGCCGATGCGCTGCCATATCTTCTGGGCTTCTTCCCGGACGACAGCATCGTGCTCGTCGGCCTGCACGGCGAGCGGGGACGCTTCGGCAGCCGCGCCCGGCTCGGCATCCCGACCGACCGGTCGCAGTGGCCGTACGTCTCCGACCAGCTGGCCGGCGCGCTCGTCAGCCTCGGCGCGGAGCGGGGCTCCCGCCCCGAGGGGATCATCGCCTACCTCTGCCGGGAGCCGGCACAGGGCGAGAACGGCCGGGACGTCATGGAACGCCTCCGCCCGCTCGCGCAGCGGCTGCGGATCGCATGCGGTGCCCTGGACGTACCGGTGCTCGACGCGCTGTGCATCTCCAACGGCCGGTTCTGGTCCTACTGCTGTCCCGACGACCGCTGTTGCCCCGCCACCGGCACACCGTTGACCCCGCCGGGTACGTCGGTGATGGCCGCAGCCGCTGCTTACGCGGGTATCCAAGTCCGCGGCTCGCTGCGGGAAATGGAGTCACGGCTCACCGCGCGTACGGGTCCCCGCGCGGTGGCGCAGACGTCCGCGCTGGACGCCGTGGCGCACCGGCTCGTCCCGCGCATGCTCCAGGAGGGGACGGCGGCGTGCGTACGGGCGGAGACCTTGGTGCACGCTCAGGAGTTGATCCGCCGGTTCCGGGAGGACCCGCCCACGGGCAGTCGGCGGGCCAGGGACGCCTGTGACGACGCGCTCCTGACCGACGGCGAGGCGGCACGTCTCATCGTCGGACTTCAGGACCGCATCGCCCGTGACCGTGCGGCGGAGTGGATGGAGGGGCTCGACGCCGAACCCGCACTGCGTCTGTGGCAGGCACTGTCCCGCCGCTGCGTGGGCGGCTACACCGAGTACGCCGTGGCGCCCCTGTCCCTGGCGGGCTGGGTCGCCTGGGCCACGGGTGATCAGCCGTCCGCCCGCGTGGCGCTCGGCAGGGCGCTGACTTTCGACCCCGAGTGCCTCTTCGCCCAGTTGCTGCACAGCGGTATCAACCAGGGGCTGGACCCGGAGACGCTGCGACGCTGCCTTCGGGAGGAGCAGGCGGAGCGCGCTGCCCGAGCGGACACGGCGCCCGTGGGGAAGGTCGCACTGGCGTCCGACAGTAACTCCGTACCGGTGGTTGTGGACGGTCCCGCCCAGGCATCCGAGGCCCGGCCCGGGGTGGCCCGGTCGGGTGAGGCCGGCCGCGATGTCGGACCGGAGCGCCCCGCGGTGACGGACGGCTTCGGTGGGAGCGGTCGCCCCGGAGGGAGCGGCCGTTGTGGCGGCGCCGACCGCCCTGGTGGACCGCACGGCGGTACGCGTCCGCCGTCCCGTACGCGCACCGGCCGGACCGGGCGCCGTACGAGCCGCAACGGTGACCGGAGCCGGCCGTGA